The genomic window AGTTCGACGCGGACGGCTTCCTGCGCATCACCGACCGGAAGAAGGACCTGATCAAAACCTCGGGCGGCAAGTACGTTGCCCCGCAGAAGATCGAGAACCTGCTCAAGCTCCAGCCGCACGTGAGCCAGGCGGTGGTGATCGGCGACAACCGCAAGTACTGCACGGCGCTCGTCACGCTCGATCAGGAGGAGGTCGCGCGCTGGGCGAGCGTGCAGGGGCTGCGGTTCGCGTCTCCGGAGGAGATGGCGGCGCATCCCAGGGTGCGCGAGCTGATCGAGGGCGAGGTGGCGGCGGCGAACCGGGAGCTCGCCTCCTACGAATCGATCAAGTACTTCCGCATCCTGCCCCGGGACCTCTCCACCGAGACGGGCGAGCTCACCCCGAGCCTCAAGGTGAGGCGCAAGGTGATGGCGGAGCGCTATCGCGCGCAGATCGAGGAGATGTACGCGGGCTGAGCGGGCGGCGACTTCGTTCGGCCCGTTGCGGGGTTACGAGCCCCGTGTTATAGATCCCGGCTCTCCGGCCTTCACTGACCAAACCGAGTGGGCCCCCGCCCACTCTTTCATTTTGGAGGAGCAGGGTTCATGGATCGGCCCGCGGTGACCCAGCGAGTCTGGGAGGTCGCGGAGCCCCTCGCGCTGGCGGGGGGCCTCGAACTCGTGGACGTGCAGTATCGCCCCGAAGCCGGCCGCGTCGTGCTGCGGCTCCTGCTCGACCGCCCCGAGGGCGGCGTGACGCTCGACGAGCTGGGGCGCGTGTCGCGGGAGCTCGGTGACCTGCTCGACGCGCACGACGCCGTCCCCGGGCGCTACCACCTCGAGTGCTCCTCGCCCGGCATCAACCGGCCGCTCCTGCGCGAGGCGCACTTCCACCGTGCGCTCGGCGAGCGCGTGCGGGTGCAGACGCGCGCGCCGATCGGCGCGCGCCGGCACTTCCGCGGCACGCTCGAGGCCGCATCGGCGGAGGAGATCACGCTCCACGATCCCGATGCCGGACGCATCGCCATCCCGCTCGGGGCGATCGACAAGGCCCACATCGACCACGACTTCAGCCGGCCCGCAGGGCCGCCGCACGCGTGAACGAGCCTCTCATGCTACCCGACCTCAACCGCGTCATCGAGCAGGTTTGCAAGGAGAAGGGCATCGACCGAAAGATCATCGTCGACGCGCTCAAGGACGCGATGGTCTCGGCGGCCAAGAAGACCTTTGGGCACGACAAGAAAATCGAGGCGGAGTTCAACCCTGAGCTGGGCGAGATCGAACTCTTCGAGGTCAAGACCGTGGTCGAGACGGTCGACGATCCCGAGAACCAGATGTCGCTCGAGGCCGCGGTCCGAGTGGATCCCGAGGCGCAGGTCGGGGACGAGCAGCTGGTCAGGCTTCCAGCCGAGAAGTTCGGCCGGATCGCCGCGCAGGCGGCGAAGCAGAACATCATCCAGCGGGTGCGTGACGCTGAGCGCGAGATCATCTTCAAGGAGTTCAAGGATCGGAAGGGCGAGCTCTTCTCCGGCATCGTCCAGCGCTTCGAGAGGAAGAACATCATCGTGAACCTCGGGCGCACCGATGCCATCCTCCCCGAGAAGGAGCAGATTCCGCGCGAGCGTTACCGCCAGGGCGACCGCATCCGCGCCTACATCCTCGACGTCGAGCTGACCGGCAAGGGGCCGCAGATCGTCCTCTCGCGCACGCACCCCGGGCTGCTGATCAAGCTCTTCGAGCAGGAGGTGCCCGAGATCTACGAGGGCATCGTCGAGGTGAAGGGCGCGGCCCGCGAGCCGGGCGGGCGCGCGAAGTTCGCGGTCATCTCCAACGACCG from Deltaproteobacteria bacterium includes these protein-coding regions:
- a CDS encoding ribosome maturation factor RimP — translated: MDRPAVTQRVWEVAEPLALAGGLELVDVQYRPEAGRVVLRLLLDRPEGGVTLDELGRVSRELGDLLDAHDAVPGRYHLECSSPGINRPLLREAHFHRALGERVRVQTRAPIGARRHFRGTLEAASAEEITLHDPDAGRIAIPLGAIDKAHIDHDFSRPAGPPHA
- the nusA gene encoding transcription termination/antitermination protein NusA, whose translation is MLPDLNRVIEQVCKEKGIDRKIIVDALKDAMVSAAKKTFGHDKKIEAEFNPELGEIELFEVKTVVETVDDPENQMSLEAAVRVDPEAQVGDEQLVRLPAEKFGRIAAQAAKQNIIQRVRDAEREIIFKEFKDRKGELFSGIVQRFERKNIIVNLGRTDAILPEKEQIPRERYRQGDRIRAYILDVELTGKGPQIVLSRTHPGLLIKLFEQEVPEIYEGIVEVKGAAREPGGRAKFAVISNDRDVDPVGACVGMRGTRVQAVVQELRGEKIDIVPWTSDPAEYVCRALAPAKVSKIIMDEDERAMEVIVPDDQLSLAIGKKGQNVRLASRLTGWKLDVRSEAEAEDEARRARASLTALPNVGDMTAELLYQGGFKSAEELAASDEETVGEIEGIGSERAAGILAAAREHVERLRAEEAQAAAEAAAAEPSAGSGEEGGASPAEPVGEEGRR